One uncultured Fusobacterium sp. genomic window, TAAACATCATAAGAGAAAAAGGTTGAACAACACTTAATGTATCTTTTATAACTGCATAAGTTGTTCCCCAAACTAATGCTACTACTGCTAATACTATAGAGGCTATAACCTCTACTTTTCTATTTCTCTCCATATCCACACCTTATTTTTCTAATCCTTTTATATAAAGAAGAAAACCTGTTTCATCACAATTAAATTTTTCCTTTTTAAACATAGCTGATGATGAAAGATTTTCTCTCTTTACAAGACCTGTTATTGTATCTACACCATTTTCTTTAGCTCTCTCTTGAGCAAATTTTAATAGCTCCTGTCCTATCCCTTTATTTTGCCATTCTTTTCTCACAGCTATCAAATCTACCCAAACCCCATCATAATGTAAATTTGCCACATATAATAGCCCTAGATAGCCTATTGGAATATCTTTTTCATATTTTACATATAATTCATACTGTTTATTTTTTTCTAACCGTTTACAAAGAGTTTCTGCACTACAATCAATATCTTTAAAAGATTCATTGTCAATAATCATAACATCTTCTAACATTTCAATTGTTCCATCAAATTTTTTTATCATTTTATCACCCCTTAAACTCAGTATAGAATATTTTTTTATATTTAGCAATAATTAAAAAAACTCCTCTACCTTATTAATCTAAGATAGAAGAGTTATTTTTAATCATCTATTTTCCTAATTATTTTTACTTCTCATTTTAAAGAAGAATAGTACAGCAAATACCATAACTATTCCTATAGGAAGTGTTAATAGTAAACTTCTTGTATATCCTACTATTATGTAAGATATAAATGAAATCCCTGCTACTGTTAAAGCATAAGGCAACTGAGTATAAACATGGTTTACATGGTTACTTTGTGCCCCTGCTGATGCCATGATTGTTGTGTCAGAGATAGGTGAGCAGTGATCTCCACAAACAGCTCCTGCCATACATGCTGAAATAGCTATAATCATCATTTGAGGATCACTTTCAAATACTGCAACAACAATAGGAATTAAGATTCCAAATGTTCCCCATGATGTTCCAGTTGCAAATGCAAGTCCACAACCTACAACAAATATAATAGCTGGTAACATATTCATCAATCCTGCTGCTGAAGTTTGCAT contains:
- a CDS encoding GNAT family N-acetyltransferase, producing MIKKFDGTIEMLEDVMIIDNESFKDIDCSAETLCKRLEKNKQYELYVKYEKDIPIGYLGLLYVANLHYDGVWVDLIAVRKEWQNKGIGQELLKFAQERAKENGVDTITGLVKRENLSSSAMFKKEKFNCDETGFLLYIKGLEK